From Candidatus Nucleicultrix amoebiphila FS5, a single genomic window includes:
- a CDS encoding F0F1 ATP synthase subunit gamma has product MSSLKELRSRKKSVQSTKKITAAMKMIAAAKLRYAQIQAQTSRPYADGMNNIFENLLSRAQNMDSLPPLLVGTGKDLCHLVVVLTSDRGLCGGFNNTVVRAATSFIEEQQKAGREIKIFCIGRKGYEQMRRKYGNLIIEKANAFAKPLFRDSVKITKKIVDEFSKDAFDHCTIIYNKFISALSQKVTRDQIIPFKKAHSEDRKLEMSSNALYEFEPKEDKLLQQLLPKNLSIQIFRALSESAASEHGARMTAMDSATRNAEDMIKDLELTYNRTRQAYITKELIEIISGAEAL; this is encoded by the coding sequence ATGTCGAGTCTCAAGGAACTTAGAAGTAGAAAAAAGAGCGTACAGTCGACAAAAAAAATTACGGCAGCTATGAAGATGATTGCCGCAGCAAAACTACGCTATGCTCAAATTCAAGCGCAGACATCGCGTCCTTATGCAGATGGTATGAATAATATCTTTGAGAACTTACTATCTCGTGCTCAAAACATGGACTCTTTGCCCCCGCTTTTAGTAGGAACAGGAAAAGATCTTTGTCATTTGGTTGTTGTTTTAACATCGGATCGAGGTTTGTGTGGCGGCTTTAATAATACAGTTGTTAGAGCAGCGACTTCTTTTATTGAAGAACAACAAAAAGCTGGCAGAGAAATAAAAATTTTCTGTATTGGTCGTAAAGGTTATGAACAAATGCGTCGGAAATACGGTAATTTAATCATTGAAAAAGCGAATGCTTTTGCTAAACCCCTGTTCAGAGATAGTGTTAAAATAACAAAGAAAATCGTGGATGAATTTTCTAAAGACGCTTTTGATCACTGTACTATTATTTACAATAAATTTATTTCTGCCTTGTCTCAAAAAGTTACTCGAGATCAAATTATTCCCTTTAAAAAGGCTCATTCTGAAGATAGAAAACTTGAGATGTCTTCAAACGCTCTTTATGAATTTGAACCAAAAGAAGATAAACTTTTACAGCAACTGCTGCCTAAAAATCTTAGCATTCAAATATTTAGAGCACTATCTGAAAGTGCTGCCAGTGAACATGGGGCGCGCATGACGGCTATGGATTCAGCAACACGCAATGCAGAAGATATGATTAAAGATCTTGAGCTTACGTACAACCGTACCCGTCAAGCTTACATCACAAAAGAACTAATTGAAATTATTTCAGGAGCGGAAGCCCTCTAA
- the atpH gene encoding ATP synthase F1 subunit delta, translated as MSRAVKVYGKALFDYANELNALDEVSKDFESLRQLISESPDFQNFLSNPTFSKKNSIEVLKSIAESAQFTEVLLKLFILLAEQRRLNLLSDIIEEFHALYQSKKGYLMAQVTSSSPLQDKQVNSLQLILKEITGKQVLLKHQENPELLGGFVVSLNSLQADFSIKAQLNNLRSELEG; from the coding sequence ATGTCTAGAGCAGTAAAAGTTTATGGTAAAGCGCTGTTTGACTATGCAAATGAGTTGAATGCCCTCGATGAGGTTTCAAAGGATTTTGAAAGCTTGAGGCAACTTATATCGGAAAGTCCTGATTTCCAGAATTTTTTATCTAATCCGACTTTTTCCAAAAAAAACTCTATCGAAGTTCTCAAGTCAATTGCAGAAAGTGCTCAATTCACCGAAGTTCTATTGAAGCTATTCATCTTATTGGCTGAGCAGAGGCGCTTAAATTTATTATCAGATATTATTGAGGAATTTCATGCGCTTTATCAATCAAAAAAAGGCTATTTGATGGCTCAGGTGACATCAAGCAGTCCTTTACAAGACAAGCAAGTGAATTCTTTACAGTTAATTTTAAAGGAAATAACTGGCAAGCAAGTGCTTTTAAAACATCAAGAAAATCCAGAGCTTTTAGGAGGATTTGTGGTGTCTTTGAACTCGCTTCAAGCGGATTTTTCCATTAAAGCTCAATTAAATAACTTAAGAAGCGAATTAGAAGGTTAA
- the atpA gene encoding F0F1 ATP synthase subunit alpha, with amino-acid sequence MELRAAEVTSILKKKIANYNMQAEFAEIGHVLEVGDGIARVYGLENVQAGEMLEFPGAVQGMALNLEQDNVGVVLFGEDRNIREGDIVKRTGRIVDVPVGKALLGRVVDALGNSIDGKGDLKGAQRAKVEVKAPGIISRKSVSEPMQTGIKAIDALVPIGRGQRELIIGDRQTGKTAIAIDTILNQKKINESGDEKKKLYCIYVAIGQKRSTVARLVKILEDHGAMDYTTVVAATASDPAPLQFLAPYTGCSIGEYYRDNGMHALIIFDDLSKQAVAYRQMSLLLRRPPGREAYPGDVFYLHSRLLERAAKMNDAQGGGSLTALPIIETQAGDVSAYIPTNVISITDGQIFLESDLFYKGIRPAINVGLSVSRVGSAAQLKAMKKVAGSIKLELAQYREMAAFSQFASDLDVSTQKLLARGERLTELLKQPQYSPVSNEEQVLVIYAGVKGYLDDVPVHEISRFEQEMLAALKNDSPNILASIRDTGEMNEATEKSFKAFLDHFKEIFA; translated from the coding sequence ATGGAATTAAGAGCCGCAGAAGTTACCAGTATTCTGAAGAAGAAAATAGCCAACTATAATATGCAAGCAGAGTTTGCTGAAATAGGCCATGTTTTGGAAGTGGGGGATGGTATTGCGCGCGTTTATGGACTTGAAAATGTTCAAGCGGGTGAAATGCTTGAATTCCCTGGGGCAGTTCAAGGTATGGCTCTTAACCTTGAGCAGGATAATGTGGGTGTTGTGTTGTTTGGTGAAGATCGTAATATTCGTGAAGGTGATATTGTTAAACGCACGGGGCGTATCGTGGATGTGCCGGTGGGTAAGGCGCTTTTGGGGCGCGTTGTCGATGCGCTTGGTAATTCTATTGATGGTAAAGGAGATTTAAAGGGAGCCCAACGTGCAAAAGTTGAAGTAAAAGCCCCTGGGATTATTTCAAGAAAAAGTGTTTCTGAGCCAATGCAAACTGGTATTAAAGCCATTGATGCATTAGTGCCTATCGGACGTGGTCAGCGTGAATTAATCATTGGTGACCGTCAGACAGGTAAAACTGCTATTGCGATCGATACTATTTTGAATCAGAAAAAAATCAATGAATCTGGTGATGAGAAAAAGAAGCTTTATTGTATTTATGTCGCCATCGGTCAAAAGCGCTCAACAGTTGCGCGATTAGTGAAAATTTTAGAAGATCATGGAGCTATGGACTATACAACTGTTGTTGCAGCCACAGCTTCAGATCCAGCCCCTTTGCAATTTTTGGCACCTTATACCGGATGTTCAATTGGGGAGTACTACCGTGATAATGGCATGCATGCTTTGATTATTTTTGATGATCTCTCTAAACAAGCTGTTGCTTACCGACAAATGTCCTTATTATTAAGACGTCCTCCTGGTCGTGAAGCATATCCGGGAGATGTGTTTTATTTGCACTCTCGCTTGCTTGAACGTGCCGCAAAAATGAATGATGCACAAGGTGGAGGCTCATTAACAGCGTTACCAATTATTGAAACTCAAGCAGGGGATGTGTCGGCTTATATTCCGACCAACGTGATTTCCATCACTGATGGTCAAATCTTTTTAGAAAGCGATCTTTTCTATAAGGGCATTCGACCTGCCATTAACGTCGGCCTTTCTGTAAGCCGTGTTGGTTCTGCTGCGCAGCTTAAAGCCATGAAAAAAGTGGCAGGCTCTATTAAACTTGAGCTTGCTCAGTATCGTGAAATGGCAGCCTTTTCTCAATTTGCTTCTGACTTAGATGTATCAACACAAAAATTATTAGCACGCGGTGAACGGTTAACTGAACTATTAAAACAACCACAATACTCTCCAGTTTCAAATGAAGAGCAGGTGCTAGTCATTTATGCGGGTGTTAAAGGGTATCTCGATGATGTTCCAGTGCATGAAATTAGCCGTTTTGAACAAGAAATGCTTGCAGCTTTAAAAAATGATTCACCAAATATTTTGGCATCAATAAGAGATACTGGTGAAATGAATGAAGCAACAGAAAAATCATTCAAAGCTTTCTTGGATCATTTCAAAGAGATTTTTGCTTAA